One Setaria viridis chromosome 3, Setaria_viridis_v4.0, whole genome shotgun sequence DNA window includes the following coding sequences:
- the LOC117849031 gene encoding CDP-diacylglycerol--serine O-phosphatidyltransferase 2: MDVIEKGVKRSLSQFTPAQWDKDQWYPFMGPLRFIQVLFLCVVFMTVELNTFFLKFCLWIPPRNPLVVYRLILWWLIAIPTIREYNSYLQDSKPVKKVGAFCWLSLAICIVELLICMKFGHGLFHDPMPSWLIIFWSSVGIALVIFLLAWSWRNHQKFRRKQL, encoded by the exons ATGGACGTCATTGAGAAGGGT GTGAAAAGATCACTAAGTCAGTTCACCCCTGCACAATGGGATAAAGATCAGTGGTATCCTTTCATGGGACCACTGCGATTCATCCAAGTGCTATTCCTCTGCGTCGTCTTCATGACTGTGGAGCTTAACACGTTCTTTCTCAAATTTTGTCTATGGATTCCTCCAAGGAATCCCTTGGTCGTGTACAGATTGATCCTCTGGTGGTTGATTGCCATCCCAACCATCCGCGAGTATAACTCCTACTTACAAGACAG CAAACCAGTGAAGAAGGTTGGAGCCTTTTGTTGGCTTTCTCTGGCTATTTGCATAGTGGAGTTGCTTATCTGCATGAAGTTTGGGCATG GGCTATTTCATGACCCAATGCCTTCCTGGTTGATCATCTTTTGGAGCTCAGTGGGGATTGCGCTTGTGATTTTCTTGCTTGCATGGTCATGGAGGAATCACCAAAAATTTCGGAGAAAGCAGCTATGA
- the LOC117847619 gene encoding uncharacterized protein: MMAADGTQLLRAGAFAFTFTIDGAITSVVADDPVEEELARRRDRDASKKRDSDASKKRDSDASKKRDGDEAKKRGRDGAKKRGRNEGLYRREESDEERGWSSAVVERSLALRHRGGSASCFHPRCGLIVGEGAAASGALGVEAEAAVAAEELLVDPTLEFFYLAVL, from the coding sequence atgatgGCCGCTGACGGGACCCAGCTCCTGCGCGCGGGTGCCTTCGCCTTCACCTTCACCATCGACGGCGCCATAACCTCCGTGGTGGCGGACGACCCcgttgaggaggagctcgcCCGCCGGCGCGACCGCGACGCATCCAAGAAGAGGGACAGCGACGCATCCAAGAAGAGGGACAGCGACGCATCCAAGAagagggacggcgacgaggcgaaGAAGAGGGGCCGCGACGGGGCGAAGAAGAGGGGCCGCAACGAGGGCCTTTACCGGCGGGAGGAGTCCGATGAGGAGCGGGGGTGGTCGTCCGCGGTCGTGGAGCGCAGCCTCGCCCTGCGCCATCGGGGAGGTTCCGCGTCCTGCTTCCACCCCCGTTGTGGCTTGATCGTGGGCGAAGGGGCCGCCGCGTCCGGTGCGCTGGGAGTCGAAGCGGAAGCTgctgtggcggcggaggagctgctAGTTGATCCGACCCTGGAGTTCTTCTACCTCGCCGTCCTCTAG